Genomic DNA from Fusarium oxysporum Fo47 chromosome IX, complete sequence:
TGCAAGAAATGTTGGCTCATTGAATATTATAGCTCGACAGACTTCGAATATTCTTATTTCAGTGAAAAAGCGCTGTCCATGACCTGATTGGCATGATGTTGGGCCAGCAGCGACAAGAGCCTTGGATGTGCCGTGGACTAGATGTTGTATCCATCCTTCGCCAGTCGCATCAGTCATAAGCTGCCAAAAGTTAGCCTACAACCATGCCAGCGTGTTTTGAAGCACGACTCACCTCAAATAGCCCCAACAGATGTGTAGTCCACAAGATGCGATGCCGGGCACTGGGCTCCTGGTCAAACTTCTCCAGAGCGTTTCTCAAACCCAAAACAGACTTTGAGTAGTGATGAACAGCCAAATTGTAGGTCTTGCTTGGGTCAATACCCTCTAATGCGTTCAGTTTGACAGCTTGCATTGCCCCCAATGACAGAACAGCATCGTGGAGGAACGTCCCTGACGCTTGATCTTTCATCAAGCTAATAACATCATTGGAGATATCCGTCTTTGGATTACAATTGTTCCGCCTCAAAAACGTGTCGAAGTAGTGAGAAAGATAGTAGATCTGATCACCTGTAGGGTTGAGATCCAGCCGGGGAGACTGGCTTTTGCAGGTAACAGCTGAAACCCTTGTAACCACCTTTTTGCCAGATTCATCCTGGTTGATCCAGATCTGCTTAGGCTTCTGCTGCTCAAAAGTACACTCAACCCTCCTTCTCACACAATTGCTGCACGGAACACTTCCAGAACACTACATCACAAGGATTAGCCATGTACGATGACGAATCTTCTCGGTACTTGCCTTAAGATGGCTTGCAGCACATGCAAGGCACCGCGATCGTTTCTTGCGTCTATCGAATGGTCCAACCGGCATTTTCACAATATTCCTTGTTGCGTGCGATGTGAAGGATGGTGACTCGACTGGGGGAGCCTGGGTTTATACTCAAAGTGGTATCGATTGAGCGAGATGAGCTTGGCATGTCGCGATACCCTTTTTGGAAACGATTGGGCGACGCTAGTGCTCTGATGCGGGATTGAGCCAATCATGTTGTTAGCTTGACGGGGAGCTGAACTTCAACTTCGTCAACGAGTAAGCTTGGGCAGAAAACGGTTCTTGGCAAATGGGgcttttggagaagagaaatgtcAATTCGCTTGAACTTAACTAGATTGAGCATGGTAGAGGCTGTGTTTCTGGAATGATTATGGAAGATCCCACGAGTTTGGGTTTGAGCCTTACCGACAATGTAACGAATCCTGCGAGCTTTGGCATCTAGTACGAAAACTTCGATGCTACTTCATGATGAATATCTTTTCATCTGATTATAAGATGCCTTTCCATCCCTCTCATTGCGATCtctctcaacaacctcaccGACCATCTAAATTCACATTACCTTCTTTCATTCACTACAACTAAGTTATTTACTCGACAACTTCACTATGCagttctctcttctctttctctcccttGTCGGGGCCGGAAATGCCATCCTTCTCCCCAAGCCAAGCGGCCCATACGGTACTGCCCTTCGCATCGAAGGCATGACCGATAAAAGCCGCATCGACCCTTATGACCCTAAAAAAGGTCATAGACAAGTCCTAGCCTCAATCTTCTGGCCCATCGATTCAGCATCTTGCTTAAACAAGGTCGTCCCATACATGCCGCCCGCTACAGCCAAAGCATACGGACAGCAGGTAGCGCAGTTGGGTCTATCGAACGATACCTTTTCAGCTCTCGAGTTCCAGGTCTGCAAGACTCCTGTTTCTCAAAAGGGATGTGCaagcgagaagaagtcgTTTCCTGTCGCTGTCTTCTCGCCTGGTGCTGGCAACTCTAGGTTGATATACAGCCTCATggctcgctcgctcgctaGTTATGGAAACATTGTGGTTCTGATTGATCATCCCTACGATCCTCCCGTTGTTGAGTTTCCTGATGGAAAGATCATCAAGGGAGGAAACATCCCCGATGACGCGAAATCTAATCAGCAGCTGGGTTCGGTATGTATATCTATATCGTCTCGTATCGCACAAGGAACTTACTAACTCTCTTCGTAGGTTAAGGCAAAAGATATCTCCTTCACCATCTCAGAGCTTCAACGTCCCTCTTTCCAAAAGAAGGTCTTCAAGGGTCTTCCAGGCTCAatcgacaacaagaagatcgtGGCTGTCGGTCATTCTCTCGGTGGCGCCAGCGCAGCTATAGCAATGCTATCAGACAACAGAATCCGCGGCGGTATGGACATGGACGGCCAGATCTTCGAACCAGCTCTCAGCAAAGGCCTCGACAAGCCATTCTTCCTTATTGGTCGTCCTAACCACAGCGAGGAAGACACTACCTGGAAGAAGTTCTACGCCAAGCTCCGAGGACCTAAGAAGGAAATTGCCGTCAAGGATACTGTTCATGGATCATTCACTGATTACCCTCAGCtcctcaaggctctcgaTCTGCCAGAGGCTGTTATGAAGGCGGCGGCGCAACTTGTTGGAACTGCCGAGCCTTCATATCTTCAGAAATTCCTTTCCAAGACTGTCGTGGACTATATGAAGATTTCATTTGCTTATAAGGGCAAGAACTAGATATGCGATCGCTTCCCTGGGTTCATCTTGAAGGGAATGTATACATCATTAGGGCGCGATGGCATTAATTACACCTTTATACCGCTTGTCTATTTTTCATTTCATGTGTTCACCTTTAATTATAGATTTCATAGATACATACTCAATTATAGAACCAGAGCATAGTTATTCATCTTCACCCCATTGTAAAGAGACATCAATGCTTCTTAGTTCCCAAATCCCAATCTTGACCTGAGTCTTGCATCTGCAAACTATGCCATCTGAGGTACCACCGCCTCAACTCACCCTAGTATACCGTGTAGTCGGGACTCGAACTAAATAGCGCCAAGCCTCTACTATTATACTACGATTAAAGACGTTTAAAGTCTCTCAGCTGCGCCACCGTTGTTAGTCCTGGCATGAAGGCTGAACATCGCCACTTTACGACTTTACGCGTCTAAGCGGTAAAGTCACTCCACGTTCCTGTGCAACCGTTGGTGCAAATGACATCCCCACTACATACTTCTTGTCCAATTGAATGACGTCTTGCGTATTAGCATTCTGGAGAAATATCCTAAGATGACATTCAAGGACTTTTAGCCAGACCTGTGACGGCAGCTGGGAACAAGAGCCCACTCACAACTGTCAACGCTAGAACTAATGAGTGCCAAGCCGGGACCGTCACAACATAACCCTAAGACTAAGAGACTCCCAGCTACGCCATCGCCATTagtcttggcatcaaggcTCAATATTATTGATTAAGGTGTCAGCGGCGGGCCCTATTATACTTAAGCTTTATTGTCTCTCCAACCGCACCAAGTGTCTGTGGCTCCCATGTGAGGAGATGGGAGGGCTGTCAAGGTATTTGCTCAGCAGCGGCCGCTGGTAGCGCAAGTCAGTAACCAGTATTTTTCCTTTAAGGCTCATAGATTGTTGCTCGTGGCGTCGGTCAAGGCTATTCTGATggtctgaacaagaagatAGACAGACTTCTGACTGACGTGAATGAAAGGTGAGAGATGGTTGATAACCTCGAGGCATAAAATCAGGACATGGCATAACCTAGACCTATAATGACAACAGTTCATACATTCAGTCAGCTTTTCTACATTATATCCCCCAAATATCGAAATATTTAGTACGGCCACTTGAAAGAAGTGGAAATATTAACAGAAAAGGGTTCCGCATCCGTAAGCGACTTCACTCGTCCAAGCATATGCTCCAACTGTCTAAACGCCGCAGGCGGCGCATACTGAGGAACCATATGTCCACTAGTTTTAACCGTCGCCAACGTGAATCCTCGCTCGGAGTGGACGGATCCCTGAACACTACCACCGGCCCAGTTCTCAACATTGCTCTCAGTGTTGTTAATAACCGGAACAACAAACTCTGCACTCGGTGCAGTTTGGAAACCCTGCTTGCCATTCCACTTGAGACCCTGAACGGCTAAAGCTGTTGTGTTGGAAGTGATGATATAATCAGCCATACCAGATCCAATCATGACGTTATTGGTCTTCTCGACAAGAGTTTGGAACTTCTTCTCGTGCTCGGCGGGATCGTATCTGTCATCATCGCCGACGAAGACTGGGCCTGAGCACGATGCCCATTCTTTAGGTGCAGCTGGGGCGTGGATTGCCTTGCGGACCCCAgggatgttgaagaagagtgtTGCGCCGGGAGGAGTGTACTGAACCGACGGAAAGCCCAGGACGTCCCAAAGAACCGGGCAAGTATCTTGGACGTGGTAGACGTTGAAGCAAGGGTTGATAACAGTGTTAATCTCCTCAAAATGAGCAGTGATGTCGCATCCCTTTACCTGAACAGGCTTCCAAGGCgccggaggaggaggatacGTAAGATGAGCGTCACGATACGTATCCAATCCGCACTTCTCATTATCGTTATCAAGAatcttcttattcttatcCGGAATCGCAAAGACACTCTCCCAATGCCTAAAGAAACCTGGGAACGCAGCATGGTCGAGATGCAACTTATCAGCATACGGCATGACAGGATCATAGTAAAGAGCGCCTTTGACGTTGTAGTAcgtcttgtccttcttgtcgagcATAGCAGCGCCGACGTAGGGGACATAGACACCAGCGTAGCTTTCGCCAGTGACGTAAAGCTTTTTGCCTTGGAGGCCGAATGTATCGACGAGGTTCTTCCACCATTCGACGAATTGGGCTGCTGTTTCGGTGTTGTTCTTTGCTGTGACGTGACCGGTTGAGAAGCCGGTGCCAATGGGATATTCAACCCTTAACTCATTGTCAGCGTGTTGTAATACCTTCGTGATGGGTAGAATCATACCAGATGACGTTGGCGAGCTTATGCCATGACCAAGCATTTGGCACGGGTTTGTAAGTTCCATATTTCCACGAAAACGGACCATTCTCTTGTGTAAGACCTAACAATGGCGTCAGTCTCGAGCCATTCAGAGCGGCCGTGTCACAATACCTTCTAGAGAGGAACAACCAGGACCTCCGTTGAACCAAATCACGACATCGTCCTTTCCAGCTGGGTTAACAGTTGGGAAGAACCAATAAAAGAACTTGGGATCTTTGGAACCAGTCTTCTTCCAGTCAACGGGGATTTGACCAGCATAGCTTTCACCGATATCGAATGAGACTTCAGGAATACCAGTTGAAGGAACGTAATAAGCTAGCAAGAAGGTTAGTCTTGGGAGTCAAAGCCATGGCGTATCAACTCACGAGAAGTCTTCTTATTGTAGTACTGAGCATGTGCAGGCTTGGAAGTACGCGGATGAATAACCGAAGCATTCGTCAAGGCAACGAAGCCCAAGACTGACAAAAGAGCTGTTTTCAAAGCCATCTTGAAGTACAAGAATCTTTTACAGTCAAGAAAAAGCCCGGGACTCCCAGACAAAACAGGCAGCACAGTTCATATTTATACCAGAGTCATACATAATAATTCCCCGTAACATAGCCCGACGATCAGAGGAACTTTTGCCAAGATAAAGTCCTACTCACCAGGGTATACAGCGTAACGCAACACAGTAAACAAGCGAGCACGGAAGTTCGGCATGAATACT
This window encodes:
- a CDS encoding Alpha/Beta hydrolase protein encodes the protein MQFSLLFLSLVGAGNAILLPKPSGPYGTALRIEGMTDKSRIDPYDPKKGHRQVLASIFWPIDSASCLNKVVPYMPPATAKAYGQQVAQLGLSNDTFSALEFQVCKTPVSQKGCASEKKSFPVAVFSPGAGNSRLIYSLMARSLASYGNIVVLIDHPYDPPVVEFPDGKIIKGGNIPDDAKSNQQLGSVKAKDISFTISELQRPSFQKKVFKGLPGSIDNKKIVAVGHSLGGASAAIAMLSDNRIRGGMDMDGQIFEPALSKGLDKPFFLIGRPNHSEEDTTWKKFYAKLRGPKKEIAVKDTVHGSFTDYPQLLKALDLPEAVMKAAAQLVGTAEPSYLQKFLSKTVVDYMKISFAYKGKN
- a CDS encoding Alpha/Beta hydrolase protein: MALKTALLSVLGFVALTNASVIHPRTSKPAHAQYYNKKTSPYYVPSTGIPEVSFDIGESYAGQIPVDWKKTGSKDPKFFYWFFPTVNPAGKDDVVIWFNGGPGCSSLEGLTQENGPFSWKYGTYKPVPNAWSWHKLANVIWVEYPIGTGFSTGHVTAKNNTETAAQFVEWWKNLVDTFGLQGKKLYVTGESYAGVYVPYVGAAMLDKKDKTYYNVKGALYYDPVMPYADKLHLDHAAFPGFFRHWESVFAIPDKNKKILDNDNEKCGLDTYRDAHLTYPPPPAPWKPVQVKGCDITAHFEEINTVINPCFNVYHVQDTCPVLWDVLGFPSVQYTPPGATLFFNIPGVRKAIHAPAAPKEWASCSGPVFVGDDDRYDPAEHEKKFQTLVEKTNNVMIGSGMADYIITSNTTALAVQGLKWNGKQGFQTAPSAEFVVPVINNTESNVENWAGGSVQGSVHSERGFTLATVKTSGHMVPQYAPPAAFRQLEHMLGRVKSLTDAEPFSVNISTSFKWPY